The following proteins are encoded in a genomic region of Triticum dicoccoides isolate Atlit2015 ecotype Zavitan chromosome 1B, WEW_v2.0, whole genome shotgun sequence:
- the LOC119337126 gene encoding uncharacterized GPI-anchored protein At1g61900-like isoform X2: MERGSGSCFQGVLCHWLVLVLIWLCGCQHVLSQQTTLEPKDKFLLSDPPIGLFDPIEISPSVLPHNTNPVEPLSPMYPNYTSYDPVLTGKCHVNFSKLSFMMDKTASDCSVPLAPLVADVICCPQVSSLMNIFQAAYGGGNNTLVLNQASANACFSDIMSILASKGANTNIPELCTLRPSNLTDASCPMKDISSFERMVNVSKLLDACSSVDPLKECCRPVCQPAIVEAAVHISSGGASMFGSSSIPGSAAGINAVSDCKGVVHSYLSMKLSSEVANTAFRVLSGCKVNKVCPLEFDDPSSVVKACGKASTRPSCCAALQSYIAARQKQIFVTNLQAINCATMFGSMLQKAGVGNDIYGLCDIDLKDFSLQAFGQQGCLLRSLPTDIVFDNVTGISFTCDLSDNIAAPWPSSSSLQSLSQCAPEMSLPALPVAPLSGSSGISRTGIGILLPVVLLTTTISI, translated from the exons ATGGAGCGGGGTTCCGGTTCTTGTTTTCAAG GTGTACTGTGTCATTGGCTTGTATTGGTATTGATATGGCTCTGTGGCTGTCAGCATGTTCTGTCTCAGCAAACAACACTTGAACCAAAAGATAAATTTCTTCTGTCTGACCCACCTATTGGTCTCTTTGATCCGATAGAGATCTCACCATCTGTTCTCCCACACAATACCAACCCTGTTGAGCCACTGTCACCAATGTATCCGAACTACACATCCTATGATCCGGTTTTGACTGGAAAATGTCATGTAAACTTTTCCAAGCTCTCTTTTATGATGGACAAGACAGCGTCTGATTGTTCTGTACCTTTAGCACCACTAGTTGCCGATGTTATATGTTGTCCCCAAGTTAGTAGCTTAATGAATATATTCCAAGCTGCATATGGTGGTGGAAACAATACGCTTGTTCTCAATCAAGCTTCAGCAAATGCTTGTTTCTCTGACATCATGAGCATACTTGCAAGTAAAGGGGCAAACACCAACATCCCTGAGTTGTGTACTCTGAGGCCATCAAATCTTACTGATGCTTCTTGTCCCATGAAGGATATTAGCTCGTTTGAGAGAATGGTTAATGTAAGCAAACTCCTGGATGCATGCAGCAGTGTTGACCCACTGAAAGAGTGTTGTAGGCCAGTTTGCCAACCTGCAATAGTGGAGGCAGCGGTTCATATATCCTCAGGAGGGGCAAGCATGTTCGGAAGTTCTAGCATACCTGGGAGTGCGGCTGGGATTAATGCTGTTAGTGACTGTAAAGGGGTGGTTCACTCCTACTTGTCTATGAAACTTTCATCAGAAGTGGCGAACACTGCTTTCAGAGTATTATCTGgctgcaaggtgaacaaag TCTGTCCGCTGGAGTTTGATGATCCTTCTTCAGTCGTTAAGGCATGTGGCAAGGCATCTACAAGGCCTTCATGCTGCGCAGCGTTGCAATCTTACATCGCAGCTAGACAGAAACAAATATTTGTCACAAACTTGCAAGCAATTAACTGTGCAACAATGTTCGGATCAATGCTACAGAAAGCTGGTGTGGGGAATGATATTTACGGGCTGTGTGATATTGACCTGAAAGATTTTAGCCTGCAAG CTTTTGGGCAGCAAG GTTGTCTACTTCGGAGCTTACCTACGGACATTGTATTTGACAACGTTACGGGCATTAGCTTTACGTGTGATTTGAGTGATAATATTGCAGCACCATGGCCGTCGTCATCGTCTCTCCAGTCTTTGTCGCAATGTGCTCCAG AAATGTCATTGCCTGCATTACCGGTCGCGCCATTATCAGGAAGCTCAG GTATCTCCAGAACTGGAATTGGGATTCTGCTGCCTGTTGTGCTCCTCACCACGACCATCTCCATCTGA
- the LOC119337126 gene encoding uncharacterized GPI-anchored protein At1g61900-like isoform X1 — MERGSGSCFQGVLCHWLVLVLIWLCGCQHVLSQQTTLEPKDKFLLSDPPIGLFDPIEISPSVLPHNTNPVEPLSPMYPNYTSYDPVLTGKCHVNFSKLSFMMDKTASDCSVPLAPLVADVICCPQVSSLMNIFQAAYGGGNNTLVLNQASANACFSDIMSILASKGANTNIPELCTLRPSNLTDASCPMKDISSFERMVNVSKLLDACSSVDPLKECCRPVCQPAIVEAAVHISSGGASMFGSSSIPGSAAGINAVSDCKGVVHSYLSMKLSSEVANTAFRVLSGCKVNKVCPLEFDDPSSVVKACGKASTRPSCCAALQSYIAARQKQIFVTNLQAINCATMFGSMLQKAGVGNDIYGLCDIDLKDFSLQAFGQQGCLLRSLPTDIVFDNVTGISFTCDLSDNIAAPWPSSSSLQSLSQCAPEMSLPALPVAPLSGSSAGISRTGIGILLPVVLLTTTISI, encoded by the exons ATGGAGCGGGGTTCCGGTTCTTGTTTTCAAG GTGTACTGTGTCATTGGCTTGTATTGGTATTGATATGGCTCTGTGGCTGTCAGCATGTTCTGTCTCAGCAAACAACACTTGAACCAAAAGATAAATTTCTTCTGTCTGACCCACCTATTGGTCTCTTTGATCCGATAGAGATCTCACCATCTGTTCTCCCACACAATACCAACCCTGTTGAGCCACTGTCACCAATGTATCCGAACTACACATCCTATGATCCGGTTTTGACTGGAAAATGTCATGTAAACTTTTCCAAGCTCTCTTTTATGATGGACAAGACAGCGTCTGATTGTTCTGTACCTTTAGCACCACTAGTTGCCGATGTTATATGTTGTCCCCAAGTTAGTAGCTTAATGAATATATTCCAAGCTGCATATGGTGGTGGAAACAATACGCTTGTTCTCAATCAAGCTTCAGCAAATGCTTGTTTCTCTGACATCATGAGCATACTTGCAAGTAAAGGGGCAAACACCAACATCCCTGAGTTGTGTACTCTGAGGCCATCAAATCTTACTGATGCTTCTTGTCCCATGAAGGATATTAGCTCGTTTGAGAGAATGGTTAATGTAAGCAAACTCCTGGATGCATGCAGCAGTGTTGACCCACTGAAAGAGTGTTGTAGGCCAGTTTGCCAACCTGCAATAGTGGAGGCAGCGGTTCATATATCCTCAGGAGGGGCAAGCATGTTCGGAAGTTCTAGCATACCTGGGAGTGCGGCTGGGATTAATGCTGTTAGTGACTGTAAAGGGGTGGTTCACTCCTACTTGTCTATGAAACTTTCATCAGAAGTGGCGAACACTGCTTTCAGAGTATTATCTGgctgcaaggtgaacaaag TCTGTCCGCTGGAGTTTGATGATCCTTCTTCAGTCGTTAAGGCATGTGGCAAGGCATCTACAAGGCCTTCATGCTGCGCAGCGTTGCAATCTTACATCGCAGCTAGACAGAAACAAATATTTGTCACAAACTTGCAAGCAATTAACTGTGCAACAATGTTCGGATCAATGCTACAGAAAGCTGGTGTGGGGAATGATATTTACGGGCTGTGTGATATTGACCTGAAAGATTTTAGCCTGCAAG CTTTTGGGCAGCAAG GTTGTCTACTTCGGAGCTTACCTACGGACATTGTATTTGACAACGTTACGGGCATTAGCTTTACGTGTGATTTGAGTGATAATATTGCAGCACCATGGCCGTCGTCATCGTCTCTCCAGTCTTTGTCGCAATGTGCTCCAG AAATGTCATTGCCTGCATTACCGGTCGCGCCATTATCAGGAAGCTCAG CAGGTATCTCCAGAACTGGAATTGGGATTCTGCTGCCTGTTGTGCTCCTCACCACGACCATCTCCATCTGA